In the genome of Pelagibacterium nitratireducens, one region contains:
- a CDS encoding aldo/keto reductase, whose amino-acid sequence MSNQHKIRWGILGPGGIARAFAGGLAHAQSGELVALGARNPDKPDYAENFPGARVLNGYDALLADPEVDAIYIATPHPQHAQWAIKAAEAGKHVLCEKPMGLTAFEADAMFHAARKAKTFMGEAFMYRVHPMTQKLIDLVASGEIGEVRAIKSSFGFAMPRFDPEHRLYANDLAGGGILDVGCYPVSMARLIAGAANGKPFLEPESVHGAAHLGQSGVDEWAAAVLKFPGGILAEVSCSVSLAQDNILRILGTKGRIEVRDFWFATGHKGGTALIDIIRPDGTHEPIEISEAGWLYSFEAEAASVAILAGQTEFSAPGMSWDDTLGNLRVLDKWRQAAGLEYEIEKPALRTRTLKGEALIGGNQIGHIAIPGLDKPISRLTIGFEDFRSFSSAAILLDAFYEKGGNAFDTAFIYGNGITETLFGDWQASRGIRDDVVVVGKGAHSPLTYPEMIAKQLDTSLDRLKTDHVDVYFMHRDNTDIPVDEFVDAMDAEVRRGRIRGPFGGSNWTRERFDEAVAYANRTGKTAPGALSNNFSLAQMQKPLWPGCVASSDDAWREWLSDRRVTNFAWSSQGRGFFTDRAGRDKTENPELVETWYTDANFARRDRAAELAHRLGKKPIHVALAYCLHQSFPIVPLIGPRTLAELDDSLQALDIALTPDDVVWLRDG is encoded by the coding sequence ATGTCAAATCAGCACAAAATCCGGTGGGGGATCCTCGGTCCGGGCGGCATCGCCCGCGCCTTCGCCGGCGGCCTGGCGCACGCGCAATCGGGCGAACTCGTGGCGCTGGGCGCGCGCAATCCCGATAAGCCCGACTACGCCGAAAACTTTCCCGGCGCCCGGGTTCTCAATGGCTATGACGCGCTGCTGGCCGACCCCGAAGTCGATGCGATCTATATCGCCACTCCGCACCCCCAGCACGCCCAATGGGCCATCAAGGCGGCCGAGGCGGGCAAGCATGTGCTGTGCGAAAAACCCATGGGCCTGACCGCGTTCGAGGCCGACGCCATGTTCCACGCCGCGCGCAAGGCAAAAACCTTTATGGGCGAGGCCTTCATGTACCGCGTCCATCCCATGACCCAAAAGCTCATCGATCTTGTCGCGTCCGGCGAAATCGGCGAGGTCCGCGCCATAAAATCGAGCTTTGGCTTTGCCATGCCGCGCTTCGATCCCGAACATCGCCTCTATGCCAATGATCTGGCCGGTGGCGGCATCCTCGACGTCGGTTGCTACCCTGTGTCCATGGCGCGACTGATCGCCGGCGCGGCAAACGGCAAGCCCTTCCTCGAACCCGAAAGTGTCCACGGGGCCGCCCATCTCGGCCAATCCGGCGTCGATGAATGGGCTGCAGCGGTGCTCAAATTTCCCGGCGGCATCCTGGCCGAAGTCTCCTGCTCGGTTTCCCTAGCTCAGGACAATATCCTGCGCATTCTGGGCACAAAGGGACGCATCGAGGTGCGCGACTTCTGGTTCGCCACCGGCCATAAGGGCGGCACCGCCCTGATCGACATCATCCGTCCCGACGGCACGCACGAGCCCATCGAGATCTCAGAAGCCGGATGGCTTTATTCCTTCGAGGCCGAGGCGGCCAGTGTGGCAATCCTTGCCGGCCAGACCGAGTTCAGCGCCCCCGGCATGAGCTGGGACGACACCCTCGGCAATCTGCGCGTCCTCGACAAATGGCGCCAGGCCGCCGGTCTCGAATACGAGATCGAAAAGCCGGCCCTGCGCACCAGGACCCTCAAGGGCGAGGCGCTAATCGGTGGCAACCAGATCGGCCACATCGCCATCCCCGGCCTGGACAAACCGATTTCCAGGCTCACCATCGGCTTTGAAGATTTCCGCAGTTTTTCCAGCGCCGCGATCCTGCTCGACGCGTTTTATGAAAAGGGTGGCAACGCCTTCGACACTGCCTTCATATACGGCAATGGTATCACCGAAACCTTGTTTGGTGACTGGCAGGCCTCGCGTGGCATCCGCGACGATGTGGTGGTGGTCGGCAAAGGCGCCCACTCGCCGCTGACCTATCCCGAAATGATCGCCAAACAGCTCGACACCAGCCTCGACAGGCTCAAGACCGATCATGTCGACGTCTATTTCATGCACCGCGACAACACCGATATTCCGGTCGACGAATTCGTCGACGCCATGGATGCAGAAGTCCGGCGCGGACGTATCCGGGGTCCGTTCGGTGGTTCCAACTGGACCCGTGAGCGCTTTGATGAGGCTGTCGCCTACGCCAATCGTACCGGCAAGACGGCGCCCGGCGCCCTCTCGAACAATTTCTCGCTGGCCCAAATGCAAAAGCCGCTCTGGCCCGGCTGTGTCGCCTCGTCCGATGACGCCTGGCGCGAATGGCTCTCGGACCGCCGGGTCACCAATTTCGCCTGGTCGAGCCAGGGCAGGGGCTTTTTCACCGACCGGGCCGGGCGCGACAAGACGGAAAATCCCGAACTGGTCGAGACCTGGTACACAGACGCCAATTTCGCCCGTCGTGACCGCGCCGCCGAGCTGGCGCACAGGCTGGGCAAAAAGCCCATCCACGTCGCGCTCGCCTATTGCCTGCATCAGTCGTTCCCGATCGTCCCGCTCATCGGTCCGCGCACCCTCGCCGAACTCGATGACAGCCTGCAGGCGCTCGATATCGCGCTTACGCCCGATGACGTCGTCTGGCTGCGCGACGGATGA
- a CDS encoding tetratricopeptide repeat protein, producing MSDDSFLREVEEELRSDKLKAFWRRFAPFIIGGAVLIVLLVGANEVWKWYRSSTAANASDQYYAAVEMADSGDVAGAQAAFAELEASGPAGYGILARFQEAALLAEQGDPQGAIEAYDALAASLDQRRLRELAYILGGYLAVDHLDVGAVEQRVGGLTGEDSAMRNSAREALGLAHYKAGNLEEARINFEAMAADPNAGQDIQLRAFIYLEQLASTGVDVSEDLLGATGPLDTAPEQATVPAQSPSLDTVGQPLEAETEQ from the coding sequence ATGAGCGACGATTCCTTCCTGCGCGAAGTCGAAGAAGAACTGCGCAGCGACAAGCTGAAAGCCTTCTGGCGCCGCTTTGCGCCGTTCATCATCGGCGGTGCTGTGCTTATCGTGCTGCTGGTGGGCGCCAACGAAGTCTGGAAGTGGTATCGCTCGAGCACGGCAGCCAACGCGTCCGACCAGTATTATGCCGCGGTCGAAATGGCCGACAGCGGCGATGTCGCAGGCGCTCAGGCTGCCTTTGCCGAACTCGAAGCGAGCGGGCCGGCTGGCTATGGAATTCTGGCGCGGTTTCAGGAAGCCGCGCTTCTGGCCGAGCAGGGTGATCCTCAGGGCGCGATCGAGGCCTATGACGCGCTCGCCGCCAGTCTCGACCAGCGCCGGCTGCGTGAACTCGCCTACATTCTCGGCGGCTATCTTGCCGTGGACCATCTCGATGTCGGTGCTGTCGAGCAGCGCGTCGGCGGTCTGACCGGCGAAGACAGCGCCATGCGCAACAGCGCCCGCGAAGCGCTGGGGCTCGCCCACTACAAGGCGGGCAATCTCGAGGAGGCGCGTATTAATTTCGAAGCCATGGCCGCCGACCCCAATGCGGGCCAGGACATCCAGCTGCGCGCCTTCATCTATCTCGAGCAGCTTGCCTCGACCGGCGTGGACGTGAGCGAAGATCTGCTTGGTGCCACCGGACCCTTGGACACGGCCCCCGAGCAGGCCACCGTTCCCGCCCAATCCCCGAGCCTGGACACGGTCGGTCAGCCGCTGGAAGCTGAAACCGAACAATGA
- the glpD gene encoding glycerol-3-phosphate dehydrogenase gives MSDPVFDIFIVGGGINGCGIARDAAGRGFSVCLVEMNDLASGTSSASTKLIHGGLRYLEHYEFRLVRESLKEREVLWAMAPHIIWPLRFVLPHHKGLRPAWLLRLGLFLYDHIGGRKRLPPTATRNLRKDPLGAVLKPGHAKAFEYSDCWVDDARLVVLTARDAADLGAEIHTRTRLTSAHREGDHWEITTVNDAGQTRTARARMLVNAAGPWVSEVLSGLIGGNESHDVRLVKGSHIVVRRLYDDPRCFFFQNADGRIFFSIPYQGDFTLIGTTDQDFDGDPASVDISPAEIDYLLEAANQYFSDPIDKDDIVWTYSGVRPLYNDGASKAQEATRDYVLKHTGGKGTPALLNVFGGKLTTYRRLAESALEHIESALGRRKPRWTAHSSLPGGGFAVDGFEAEVEGLRAQYPFLAARDAERLTRAYGTLARAILGDARTPQDLGPDFGCGLTGAEVRHLVEHEWARSAQDILWRRSKLGLYGERIDGPALAAFVRDMVDAPNP, from the coding sequence GTGAGCGACCCGGTATTCGACATCTTTATCGTCGGCGGTGGCATCAATGGCTGCGGCATCGCGCGCGATGCGGCGGGGCGGGGCTTTTCGGTCTGCCTTGTCGAAATGAACGATCTGGCCTCTGGAACCTCCTCGGCCTCCACCAAGCTCATACACGGCGGCCTGCGTTATCTCGAACATTACGAATTCCGGCTGGTGCGCGAATCCTTAAAGGAACGCGAAGTGCTCTGGGCCATGGCACCGCACATCATCTGGCCGCTGCGTTTCGTCCTGCCCCATCACAAGGGTCTGCGCCCCGCATGGCTCCTGCGGCTTGGGCTGTTCCTCTACGATCACATAGGCGGCCGCAAGCGCCTGCCGCCCACCGCCACCCGTAACCTGCGAAAAGACCCGCTGGGGGCCGTTCTCAAGCCCGGCCACGCCAAGGCATTCGAATATTCCGATTGCTGGGTCGACGATGCCCGCCTCGTCGTCCTCACCGCCCGCGACGCTGCCGATCTTGGCGCCGAGATTCACACCCGCACACGCCTGACATCGGCCCACCGGGAAGGCGACCATTGGGAAATCACCACCGTCAATGACGCTGGCCAAACCCGGACCGCACGGGCCCGCATGCTGGTCAATGCCGCTGGACCCTGGGTATCAGAGGTGCTTTCGGGCCTGATCGGCGGCAATGAGAGCCACGACGTCCGCCTCGTCAAAGGCAGCCACATCGTGGTGCGCAGGCTCTACGACGATCCGCGCTGCTTTTTCTTCCAGAATGCCGATGGCCGCATCTTTTTTTCCATTCCCTATCAGGGCGATTTCACCCTGATCGGCACCACCGACCAGGACTTCGACGGCGATCCGGCATCCGTCGACATTTCCCCGGCCGAAATCGACTATCTGCTCGAGGCGGCCAACCAGTACTTCAGTGACCCGATCGACAAAGACGATATCGTCTGGACCTATTCCGGTGTCCGCCCGCTCTACAATGACGGCGCCTCCAAGGCTCAGGAAGCCACGCGAGACTATGTTCTCAAACACACCGGCGGCAAGGGTACGCCCGCGCTGCTCAATGTGTTCGGCGGCAAGCTGACCACCTACCGCCGCCTCGCCGAATCCGCGCTCGAGCACATCGAATCCGCTCTGGGGCGTCGAAAGCCCCGCTGGACCGCGCACTCGTCCCTGCCGGGCGGCGGCTTCGCCGTCGACGGCTTTGAAGCCGAAGTCGAGGGTCTGCGGGCTCAATACCCGTTTCTGGCCGCACGGGATGCAGAAAGGCTCACGCGCGCCTATGGCACGCTCGCCCGCGCCATCCTGGGCGACGCCCGCACCCCCCAAGACCTCGGCCCCGATTTCGGCTGCGGCCTGACCGGCGCCGAAGTGCGCCATCTGGTCGAGCATGAATGGGCCCGCAGCGCCCAGGACATCCTCTGGCGCCGCTCCAAACTCGGCCTTTATGGCGAGCGCATTGATGGTCCAGCGCTCGCTGCATTCGTGCGGGATATGGTCGACGCCCCGAACCCCTAA
- the guaA gene encoding glutamine-hydrolyzing GMP synthase has translation MQNDAPTDTILIVDFGSQVTQLIARRVRETGVYCEIHPFSSAADTLEALKPKGIILSGGPASVIEDGAPQVDRKLLDYGVPILGICYGQQALCVALGGVVEPGYVREFGRAEVRIEKDCSLYDGVWELDHSYQVWMSHGDKVSEIPEGFEVVGTSPGAPFAIIANEERKFFGVQFHPEVYHTPDGARLYANFVHQICGCDANWTMAAYREQAVAAIREQVGDKKVICGLSGGVDSSVAAILIHEAIGDQLTCIFVDHGLLRKNEADEVVSMFRHQYNIPLVHVDASDEFIGELEGVIEPEAKRKIIGRLFIETFEKEAAKIGGVEFLAQGTLYPDVIESVSFTGGPSVTIKSHHNVGGLPERMNMKLVEPLRELFKDEVRKLGRELGLPEHFVGRHPFPGPGLAIRLPGGVSREKLDILRQADAIYLDEIRKAGLYDTIWQAFAVLLPVQTVGVMGDGRTYESVCALRAVTSVDGMTADFYAFDMNFLGRAATRIINEVKGINRVVYDVTSKPPGTIEWE, from the coding sequence ATGCAGAACGACGCGCCCACCGATACCATCCTCATCGTCGATTTCGGTTCCCAGGTCACCCAGCTCATTGCCCGCCGGGTGCGCGAAACCGGGGTCTATTGCGAAATCCACCCCTTCAGCTCCGCCGCTGACACGCTCGAAGCGCTCAAACCCAAGGGCATCATCCTCTCGGGTGGTCCGGCCAGTGTGATCGAGGACGGCGCACCCCAGGTCGATCGAAAGCTGCTCGATTACGGCGTGCCCATTCTTGGCATCTGCTACGGCCAGCAGGCCCTTTGCGTGGCGCTGGGCGGGGTCGTGGAGCCCGGCTATGTCCGCGAATTCGGACGCGCCGAAGTGCGCATCGAAAAGGACTGTTCGCTTTATGATGGCGTCTGGGAACTCGACCATTCCTATCAGGTGTGGATGAGCCACGGCGACAAGGTTTCCGAAATCCCTGAGGGTTTCGAGGTGGTTGGCACTTCGCCCGGCGCTCCATTTGCCATTATCGCCAATGAGGAGCGCAAATTCTTCGGCGTCCAGTTCCACCCCGAGGTCTATCACACGCCCGATGGCGCCAGGCTGTACGCCAACTTCGTACACCAGATTTGCGGCTGCGATGCCAACTGGACCATGGCCGCCTATCGCGAACAGGCCGTGGCCGCCATCCGCGAACAGGTGGGCGACAAGAAGGTCATTTGCGGGCTGTCGGGCGGCGTTGACTCATCGGTGGCCGCCATCCTCATCCACGAGGCCATCGGCGACCAGTTGACCTGCATTTTCGTCGACCACGGACTGTTGCGCAAGAACGAGGCCGACGAAGTGGTCTCGATGTTCAGGCATCAGTACAACATTCCGCTCGTCCACGTTGATGCCTCTGATGAATTCATCGGCGAGCTTGAAGGCGTCATCGAGCCCGAGGCCAAGCGCAAGATCATTGGCCGCTTGTTCATCGAGACGTTCGAAAAGGAAGCCGCCAAGATCGGCGGCGTCGAATTTCTCGCCCAGGGTACGCTTTATCCCGACGTCATCGAATCCGTCTCGTTCACCGGTGGTCCCTCGGTCACAATCAAGAGCCATCACAATGTCGGTGGGCTGCCCGAGCGCATGAACATGAAGCTCGTCGAACCGTTGCGTGAGCTGTTCAAGGACGAAGTGCGCAAGTTGGGCCGCGAACTGGGCCTGCCCGAACATTTCGTTGGCCGCCATCCATTCCCCGGACCGGGCCTTGCCATCCGCCTTCCGGGCGGCGTGAGCCGCGAAAAACTCGACATCCTGCGCCAGGCCGATGCGATCTATCTTGATGAAATCCGCAAGGCCGGGCTCTACGACACCATCTGGCAGGCCTTCGCCGTGCTCCTGCCGGTCCAGACCGTTGGCGTCATGGGCGACGGCCGGACCTATGAAAGCGTCTGCGCCCTGCGCGCCGTCACATCGGTGGACGGTATGACCGCCGATTTCTACGCTTTCGACATGAATTTCCTCGGCCGCGCCGCGACCCGGATCATCAACGAGGTCAAGGGCATCAACCGCGTCGTCTACGACGTGACCTCAAAGCCCCCGGGCACCATCGAGTGGGAATAA
- the msrA gene encoding peptide-methionine (S)-S-oxide reductase MsrA has translation MTEHAILAGGCFWGMQDLIRKMPGVIDTRVGYSGGDVPNATYRNHGTHAEAIDITFDPSRISYRELLEFFFQIHDPSTKNRQGNDLGTSYRSAIYFTSEAQKQTALDTIADVDASGLWPGKAVTEVEPAGDFWEAEPEHQDYLERNPNGYTCHFPRPNWVLPKRAAAQ, from the coding sequence ATGACTGAACATGCAATTTTAGCCGGTGGATGCTTCTGGGGCATGCAGGATCTGATCCGCAAGATGCCCGGCGTCATCGATACGCGGGTCGGCTATAGTGGCGGGGACGTGCCGAACGCGACCTATCGCAACCACGGCACCCATGCCGAGGCCATCGATATCACGTTCGACCCGAGCCGGATCAGCTATCGCGAACTGCTGGAATTCTTCTTCCAGATTCACGACCCCTCCACCAAGAACCGGCAGGGTAATGATCTGGGAACCAGCTATCGCTCAGCGATCTATTTTACGAGTGAAGCCCAGAAGCAGACCGCGCTGGACACAATCGCCGATGTCGACGCCTCCGGACTGTGGCCGGGCAAGGCGGTAACAGAGGTCGAGCCCGCGGGCGATTTCTGGGAGGCCGAGCCCGAGCACCAGGATTATCTGGAGCGCAATCCGAATGGCTATACGTGCCATTTCCCGCGGCCCAACTGGGTATTGCCCAAACGCGCCGCCGCGCAATAG
- the msrB gene encoding peptide-methionine (R)-S-oxide reductase MsrB: MTYGKTREAVERLTTEQFRVTQENGTERPFTGEYDEHFEPGIYVDIVSGEPLFSSAAKYNSGCGWPAFTKPIVTDNVAELRDDSHGMTRIEVRSSHGDSHLGHVFPDGPAESGGLRYCINSASLRFVPKQDMEAQGYGSYLDQVEG, encoded by the coding sequence TTGACCTACGGCAAAACAAGAGAAGCCGTCGAGCGGCTGACGACCGAGCAGTTTCGGGTAACGCAGGAAAACGGGACGGAACGGCCTTTCACCGGCGAATATGACGAGCATTTCGAGCCCGGAATCTATGTCGATATCGTATCGGGCGAACCGCTTTTCTCGTCGGCGGCCAAGTATAATTCCGGTTGCGGCTGGCCTGCCTTTACCAAACCTATCGTCACAGACAATGTCGCCGAGCTGCGCGACGACAGCCACGGGATGACACGGATCGAAGTGCGTTCAAGCCATGGCGACAGCCATCTCGGTCACGTCTTTCCCGATGGACCCGCCGAGAGCGGTGGGTTGCGCTACTGCATCAACTCGGCCTCGCTCCGCTTCGTTCCCAAGCAGGACATGGAAGCGCAAGGCTATGGCTCATATCTCGATCAGGTGGAGGGATAG
- a CDS encoding helix-turn-helix domain-containing protein, whose amino-acid sequence MAHQLNISHHHLHRTFAAAVGEPPGAYRRRISMHAVALRLQWSHEPIGRIGYAVGYASQAALTRVFERFFGILPGRYRTSYGRERLAVPPVQSGQFIRVDDGVPLLLLAKRYRGHAEHIDSFWDDFLTRFGAVIDRHSRPLRRVGLIYNDWRADPDNRVRYDCCVVVSDVEAMDMRNPPAGLHLVLSREREYAGYRFEAGAYDRRQAYVDVGDNLFYRRSLAVTEDPAIELYDEAGSGKTTLLYAVE is encoded by the coding sequence ATCGCGCACCAACTCAACATTTCGCACCATCACCTCCATCGCACGTTTGCGGCGGCGGTCGGCGAACCTCCCGGTGCTTACCGGAGGCGCATAAGCATGCATGCCGTCGCCCTCCGGCTGCAATGGTCCCACGAGCCGATCGGTCGCATCGGCTATGCTGTGGGCTATGCGAGCCAGGCAGCCCTGACCCGGGTGTTTGAAAGGTTTTTCGGCATCCTTCCGGGCCGCTACAGAACATCTTACGGCAGGGAGCGCCTTGCGGTGCCCCCGGTCCAGAGCGGCCAGTTCATTCGTGTCGATGACGGTGTGCCCCTGTTGCTGCTCGCCAAGCGTTATCGAGGCCATGCCGAACATATCGATAGTTTTTGGGATGATTTTCTCACCCGTTTCGGCGCGGTGATCGACCGGCACTCCAGGCCATTGCGCCGGGTGGGATTGATCTACAACGATTGGCGGGCCGATCCCGACAACCGTGTTCGATATGATTGCTGCGTGGTTGTCAGCGACGTGGAGGCCATGGATATGCGAAATCCGCCGGCCGGACTGCATCTCGTGCTCAGCCGGGAGCGCGAATACGCCGGATATCGCTTCGAGGCGGGAGCCTACGACCGCCGTCAGGCCTATGTCGATGTCGGCGACAATCTGTTTTACCGCCGCTCCCTCGCGGTCACCGAAGACCCCGCAATCGAGCTTTACGACGAAGCCGGATCCGGAAAAACGACGCTGCTCTATGCAGTTGAGTAG
- a CDS encoding TspO/MBR family protein, whose translation MTHASTSIDVKKPRALIALAVFLVVVIGVGALIGTQTAPGAWYAGLEKPVFNPPNWVFGPVWFALYVMIAIAGWRTFLAAPLSVGMGLWVGQMLLNWVWSPAFFAAENLWLAMAIIIPMLAAIIAFIVNRWTRDRASALLFVPYAAWVGFATLLNASLIVLNT comes from the coding sequence ATGACACATGCATCAACATCGATCGACGTCAAAAAACCGCGCGCGCTCATTGCGTTGGCGGTCTTTCTTGTCGTCGTCATCGGCGTGGGAGCCCTCATCGGAACCCAGACCGCTCCGGGCGCCTGGTATGCAGGGCTGGAAAAGCCCGTCTTCAATCCGCCCAACTGGGTATTTGGCCCGGTCTGGTTTGCGCTTTACGTCATGATCGCCATAGCTGGATGGCGCACATTTCTCGCCGCACCGCTGAGTGTCGGCATGGGCCTGTGGGTTGGCCAGATGCTCCTGAACTGGGTGTGGTCGCCTGCGTTTTTCGCGGCCGAAAACCTGTGGCTGGCCATGGCGATTATAATACCGATGCTCGCCGCGATCATCGCCTTTATCGTTAACAGATGGACCCGAGATAGGGCTTCGGCGCTCCTTTTCGTGCCTTATGCCGCGTGGGTCGGTTTTGCAACTTTATTGAACGCTTCGCTCATCGTGCTGAATACGTAA
- a CDS encoding helix-turn-helix domain-containing protein, producing MLQGIETQFLVEKAVRSIESGIDDGAVEYIRAIARQLDISHHHLHRTFAIAVGEPPGAYRRRVSMHAAALRLQWSREPIGRIGYAVGYASQAAFTRVFDRFFGILPGRYRAAYGRERTAVAPIKHAQFVQVDDGMPLLLLAKRYRGYSEDIDGFWDDFLMRFGDVIARYSDPLQRVGLIYNDWRADPDGLVRYDCCVVVNRVDAVDMREAPDGLHLILSREREYAGYRFPAQSYDRRQSYVDVGDSLFYRRSMAVTEDPAIELYDTAGNGETTLLYAVE from the coding sequence ATGTTGCAGGGAATCGAAACACAATTTCTGGTCGAGAAGGCCGTCAGGTCGATAGAATCGGGCATCGATGACGGCGCTGTCGAATACATCCGCGCCATAGCGCGCCAACTCGATATTTCTCACCATCACCTTCACCGCACATTCGCCATCGCCGTGGGAGAGCCTCCCGGTGCGTATCGTCGGCGGGTGAGCATGCATGCGGCGGCTCTGCGGCTGCAATGGTCGCGCGAACCGATCGGCCGTATCGGATATGCCGTGGGCTATGCGAGCCAGGCCGCGTTCACGCGCGTGTTCGACCGATTTTTCGGGATTCTTCCAGGGCGCTACAGGGCCGCTTACGGGCGCGAGCGGACGGCGGTTGCCCCGATCAAACACGCTCAATTCGTCCAGGTGGACGACGGCATGCCGCTCCTGCTTCTGGCCAAGCGCTATCGGGGCTATTCAGAGGACATCGATGGCTTCTGGGACGATTTCCTGATGCGGTTCGGTGATGTCATCGCCCGCTACTCCGATCCCCTGCAGCGGGTAGGGCTGATCTACAATGACTGGCGCGCCGATCCGGACGGTCTCGTGCGCTACGATTGCTGTGTGGTCGTCAATCGCGTCGATGCCGTCGATATGCGCGAAGCGCCCGATGGATTGCACCTCATTCTCAGCCGTGAGCGCGAATATGCCGGATACCGCTTTCCCGCCCAATCATACGATCGCCGCCAAAGCTATGTCGATGTCGGCGACAGCCTGTTTTACCGGCGATCCATGGCAGTAACCGAAGATCCCGCCATCGAGCTGTACGATACGGCCGGAAACGGAGAAACAACGCTACTATATGCAGTTGAGTAG
- a CDS encoding LysR substrate-binding domain-containing protein, with the protein MSENLPPLPTLRVFEAAARHLNFTRAGEELGMTQAAVSYHIKLLEERIGATLFVRQGRKLDLTDTGNTLAPALSSAFRSVASAFEAAKAKTGSTLSISALPTVSTQWLARRLGAFQISHPGLAVRLEMSTALVDFDHDDIDVGIRVGLGEYPGLVSHLLFRAEYAPMLSPALAASVGGVETPADLLKLPFVSEGELWNAQWLELVGLPRPDVVKGLNVNFGSQYLDAAAAISGAGIAMLTPALYREELKDGRLIQPFDTVGVDPVSYWLVYPHARRTLPKIRAFRDWLLAEAEALQNHGD; encoded by the coding sequence ATGAGCGAAAATCTGCCGCCTCTGCCAACCCTGCGCGTGTTCGAGGCCGCGGCCCGTCATCTCAATTTCACTCGTGCAGGCGAGGAACTGGGCATGACCCAGGCGGCGGTCAGCTATCACATCAAATTGCTGGAAGAGCGCATCGGTGCGACCCTGTTCGTGCGTCAGGGACGAAAGCTCGATCTCACCGACACGGGAAACACACTCGCACCGGCCCTGAGCAGCGCCTTCCGCTCGGTAGCCAGTGCGTTTGAGGCCGCGAAAGCGAAGACGGGCAGTACGCTGTCGATTTCGGCGCTTCCGACCGTCTCGACCCAATGGCTGGCCCGACGCCTTGGCGCGTTCCAGATCAGCCATCCCGGACTTGCCGTGCGGCTTGAAATGTCGACGGCCCTCGTCGATTTCGATCATGACGATATCGATGTCGGCATTCGTGTCGGATTGGGCGAATATCCTGGGCTCGTCTCCCACCTTCTGTTCAGGGCCGAATACGCGCCCATGCTCAGCCCGGCTCTGGCCGCCAGCGTAGGGGGCGTCGAAACGCCGGCCGACCTGCTCAAGCTGCCCTTCGTCAGCGAGGGCGAACTCTGGAATGCACAATGGCTCGAACTGGTCGGCCTGCCTCGTCCCGACGTGGTCAAGGGGCTCAACGTCAATTTCGGCAGCCAGTATCTGGACGCCGCAGCAGCGATCTCGGGCGCCGGCATCGCCATGCTGACTCCGGCCCTCTATCGCGAGGAACTCAAGGATGGGCGCCTGATCCAGCCTTTCGATACTGTCGGTGTCGATCCCGTCAGCTACTGGCTTGTCTATCCCCATGCCCGCCGCACGCTGCCCAAGATCAGGGCTTTTCGCGATTGGCTCCTGGCCGAGGCAGAGGCGCTGCAAAACCATGGAGATTGA
- a CDS encoding YafY family protein — protein MDKTERLFAIMDALRRHRRPVTAAQLAQDQGVSVRTLYRDIQTLIGLGAPIEGEAGVGYMLRPGFFLPPLMFSADELEALVLGARWVEAQPDVELSAAARNALGKIATASPDDLRDRISDTGLWPVRVEAVGAPLPLMALVRKAMRAERALRIDYEDEKGNASAREIWPVQIAFYENKQIIAAWCTLRNAFRHFRTERIVGADLTEGRYGRRRAALAEDWHVQWLEEQSRH, from the coding sequence ATGGACAAGACAGAACGCCTATTTGCGATCATGGATGCCCTGCGCCGGCACCGGCGGCCGGTGACGGCGGCGCAACTGGCCCAAGACCAAGGGGTGTCCGTTCGCACGCTTTATCGCGACATCCAGACGCTGATCGGGCTCGGCGCTCCTATTGAAGGGGAAGCGGGGGTCGGCTACATGCTGAGGCCGGGCTTTTTTCTGCCGCCGCTGATGTTTTCGGCCGATGAACTCGAGGCTCTGGTTCTTGGCGCGCGCTGGGTGGAGGCGCAGCCGGACGTCGAGCTGTCCGCTGCGGCGCGAAACGCCCTGGGCAAGATCGCCACGGCGAGCCCGGACGATTTGCGTGACCGGATTTCCGATACCGGACTGTGGCCGGTTCGGGTCGAGGCGGTCGGCGCCCCCCTGCCCCTCATGGCCCTGGTGCGCAAGGCGATGCGCGCCGAACGGGCCCTGCGCATCGACTATGAGGACGAAAAGGGCAATGCATCGGCGCGCGAAATCTGGCCAGTGCAGATCGCCTTTTACGAAAACAAGCAGATCATCGCGGCCTGGTGCACGCTGCGCAACGCGTTCCGCCATTTCCGCACCGAGAGGATTGTCGGGGCCGATTTGACCGAGGGGCGCTATGGCCGCCGCCGGGCCGCCCTCGCCGAGGACTGGCACGTCCAGTGGCTGGAAGAACAAAGCCGCCATTAG